In Methylomagnum ishizawai, one DNA window encodes the following:
- a CDS encoding tyrosine-type recombinase/integrase, which yields MLTDTACKNAKPKDKPYRLSDEKGLYLEVMPNGSRYWRLKYRFGGKEKRLAFGVYPETTLAQARQKRDEARKLLANSVDPGEQKKAQKAAQADRAANSFEVVAREWYAKHSSNWASAHGERIIRRLERDIFPWLGGRPIADIKAPELLTVLRRIESRGALETAHRAMQNCGQVFRYAVATGRAERDPSGDLKGALPPAKGQHFAAVTEPKQIAELLRAIDAYQGTLPVHCALRLAPLFFVRPGELRQAEWADFDLEAAEWRYTAPKTKTQHIVPLATQALEILRELQPLTGHGRYVFPSARTPNGSRPMSDVALLAALRRMGFGKEEITVHGFRALARTVLDEVLGFRPGFIEHQLAHSVRDPLGRAYNRTAHLPERRKMMQAWADYLDGLKQGAEVVPFKKQA from the coding sequence ATGCTGACCGACACCGCTTGCAAGAACGCCAAGCCGAAGGACAAGCCCTACAGGCTGTCCGACGAGAAAGGGCTTTACCTTGAAGTCATGCCCAACGGCTCCCGCTACTGGCGTCTCAAGTACCGCTTTGGCGGCAAGGAAAAGCGGCTGGCCTTTGGCGTGTACCCCGAGACCACCCTTGCCCAAGCCCGGCAGAAGCGCGACGAGGCCCGCAAACTGCTGGCGAACAGCGTGGACCCCGGCGAACAGAAGAAAGCGCAGAAGGCCGCGCAAGCCGACCGGGCGGCGAACAGCTTTGAAGTGGTAGCCCGCGAGTGGTATGCCAAGCACTCCTCCAACTGGGCATCAGCCCATGGAGAGCGCATTATCAGGCGGTTGGAGAGGGACATTTTCCCCTGGCTGGGCGGGCGTCCGATAGCAGACATCAAGGCCCCGGAACTCCTGACCGTGCTTCGCCGAATCGAAAGCCGTGGTGCCCTTGAAACCGCCCATCGGGCCATGCAGAACTGTGGGCAGGTTTTCCGCTATGCCGTGGCGACCGGGCGGGCCGAGCGCGACCCCTCCGGCGACCTGAAAGGGGCGTTGCCCCCTGCCAAAGGGCAGCATTTCGCGGCTGTGACCGAACCCAAGCAGATTGCCGAGTTGCTACGGGCCATAGACGCCTACCAAGGCACGCTGCCCGTGCATTGCGCCCTTCGGCTGGCCCCTTTGTTCTTCGTGCGCCCCGGCGAGCTACGGCAAGCCGAATGGGCCGACTTCGACCTTGAAGCCGCCGAATGGCGCTATACCGCCCCCAAGACCAAAACCCAGCACATCGTGCCCTTGGCGACCCAAGCCCTGGAGATTCTGCGCGAACTCCAACCCTTGACCGGACATGGGCGCTACGTTTTCCCTTCGGCCAGGACGCCCAACGGTTCCCGCCCCATGTCGGACGTGGCCTTACTGGCGGCGTTGCGCCGAATGGGGTTCGGCAAGGAGGAAATCACCGTCCATGGGTTCCGGGCTCTGGCCCGCACGGTCTTGGATGAAGTGCTGGGGTTCCGCCCGGGTTTCATAGAGCATCAGTTGGCCCACTCCGTCCGGGACCCGCTCGGGCGGGCCTACAACCGCACGGCGCACCTGCCGGAGCGGCGGAAGATGATGCAGGCTTGGGCGGATTACCTGGATGGACTCAAGCAAGGCGCGGAAGTGGTTCCGTTCAAGAAGCAGGCTTGA
- the arsB gene encoding ACR3 family arsenite efflux transporter yields MNTIATTAAAPKHMSLFDRYLTVWVALCMGIGVALGKLLPEPVAAIRGMEVSHINLPIAALIWLMITPMMLKVDFGAVADVGRNPKGLLVTLFVNWLVKPFGMALLGWLFFKHLFLPWIGPEMADQYTAGVIILAAAPCTAMVFVWSYLTDGDPAYTLVQVAVNDLIMLGLFAPIVKFLVAGTSGLDVPFDVLLWSVVVFIVIPLTAGVLTRNGLLRSKGKAWFEQAFLPRLHPIAISALLLTLVLIFAFQADNITGRWLHVGLIAIPILIQVYFNSSLVYGLMKLFKVNYAVAAPGALIGASNFFELAVATAIALFGPESGAALATVVGVLVEVPVMLSVCAVCNRTRHWFPPPVKTA; encoded by the coding sequence ATGAACACCATCGCAACCACCGCGGCCGCACCCAAGCACATGAGCCTGTTCGACCGTTATCTCACGGTCTGGGTGGCGCTGTGCATGGGGATCGGCGTCGCCCTGGGCAAATTGCTGCCGGAACCGGTCGCCGCCATCCGCGGCATGGAGGTTTCCCACATCAACCTACCGATAGCCGCGCTGATCTGGCTGATGATCACCCCCATGATGTTGAAGGTGGATTTCGGCGCTGTGGCCGATGTGGGCCGGAATCCCAAGGGGCTCTTGGTCACGCTGTTCGTGAACTGGCTGGTGAAGCCGTTCGGGATGGCCTTGCTGGGCTGGCTGTTTTTCAAGCACCTGTTCCTGCCCTGGATCGGCCCGGAGATGGCGGACCAATACACCGCCGGGGTCATCATCCTAGCCGCCGCGCCCTGCACGGCCATGGTGTTCGTGTGGAGCTACCTGACCGACGGCGATCCCGCCTATACCCTGGTCCAGGTGGCGGTGAACGACCTCATCATGCTCGGGCTGTTCGCGCCCATCGTGAAGTTCCTGGTGGCGGGCACCTCCGGCCTCGACGTGCCGTTCGATGTGCTGCTGTGGTCGGTGGTCGTGTTCATCGTGATCCCGCTGACGGCGGGTGTATTGACCCGCAATGGGTTGTTACGATCCAAGGGCAAGGCGTGGTTCGAGCAAGCCTTCCTGCCGCGCCTGCACCCCATCGCGATTTCCGCGCTGCTGCTGACCCTGGTCCTGATTTTCGCCTTCCAGGCCGACAACATCACGGGCCGCTGGCTGCACGTGGGCCTGATCGCCATCCCCATCCTGATCCAGGTCTATTTCAACTCGTCCCTGGTTTATGGCCTGATGAAGCTGTTCAAGGTGAACTATGCCGTGGCCGCGCCGGGCGCCCTGATCGGAGCCAGCAACTTCTTCGAACTCGCGGTCGCGACCGCCATCGCCCTGTTCGGCCCGGAATCCGGCGCGGCGCTCGCCACCGTCGTGGGCGTGCTGGTGGAAGTTCCGGTGATGCTGTCGGTCTGCGCCGTGTGCAACCGGACCCGCCATTGGTTCCCGCCGCCTGTCAAAACCGCCTGA
- the tnpB gene encoding IS66 family insertion sequence element accessory protein TnpB (TnpB, as the term is used for proteins encoded by IS66 family insertion elements, is considered an accessory protein, since TnpC, encoded by a neighboring gene, is a DDE family transposase.): MIRRPEHLWLVVEPVDMRRGIDGLSAHVQHRLGRSPCSGAGFIFRNKAGTRLKLLVWDGNGAWLCQRRLHRGGFAWPALGEAVFALTPAQWEWLVAGMDWRRLSATPPVDWQA, encoded by the coding sequence GTGATCCGGCGTCCGGAGCATCTGTGGTTGGTGGTCGAGCCGGTGGACATGAGGCGGGGCATCGATGGGCTGTCGGCCCATGTCCAGCACCGGCTGGGCCGGTCGCCGTGTTCCGGCGCGGGGTTCATCTTCCGGAACAAGGCGGGCACACGGCTGAAGCTGCTGGTGTGGGACGGGAACGGGGCGTGGCTGTGCCAGCGTCGGCTGCACCGGGGCGGGTTCGCGTGGCCCGCGCTGGGCGAGGCGGTGTTCGCGCTGACGCCGGCGCAGTGGGAATGGTTGGTGGCGGGGATGGACTGGCGACGCCTGTCGGCCACGCCGCCGGTGGATTGGCAAGCCTGA
- a CDS encoding arsenate reductase ArsC gives MTAKQPLHILVLCTGNSCRSVLGEALINHLGGDRLRAYSAGSHPIGRINPGALATLARHGLPTAGYKSQSWEEFEEAGIDILISVCDSAGGETCPVYLGKAVRGHWGLPDPAHVTGTPEEIEAAFEATYAALEQRIQKLLALPFETMAGPELSAALNRIGEDTPGGCKEVQRS, from the coding sequence ATGACCGCGAAACAACCGCTCCACATCCTGGTCCTTTGCACCGGCAACTCCTGCCGCAGCGTCCTAGGCGAAGCCTTGATCAACCATCTTGGCGGGGACCGTCTCCGGGCTTACAGCGCCGGGAGCCACCCCATAGGCCGCATCAATCCGGGGGCACTCGCCACCCTGGCACGCCATGGCTTGCCGACCGCAGGCTATAAGAGCCAATCCTGGGAGGAATTCGAGGAGGCCGGGATCGATATCCTGATCTCGGTCTGCGATTCGGCGGGCGGCGAGACCTGCCCGGTTTATCTCGGCAAGGCGGTCCGGGGCCATTGGGGCTTGCCCGACCCGGCCCATGTGACGGGCACCCCGGAAGAAATCGAAGCCGCCTTCGAAGCGACCTACGCCGCCCTGGAACAACGCATCCAGAAGCTCCTGGCCTTGCCGTTCGAGACGATGGCGGGACCGGAACTCTCCGCCGCGCTGAACCGGATCGGCGAGGACACCCCCGGCGGTTGCAAGGAGGTCCAGCGGTCATGA
- the metE gene encoding 5-methyltetrahydropteroyltriglutamate--homocysteine S-methyltransferase, giving the protein MVTTHNLGFPRIGAQRELKSALESYWKGRSSRAELEVLGAELRRRHWAEQAALDFAPVGDFAFYDQVLDMSFTLGNLPERVLGFHGDALDNYFRVARGRSAPVADEQAGCCGGVAAGEMTKWFDTNYHYIVPEFTATTTFKLDASRLLEQWAEAQAQGVAAKPVIIGPVTYLALGKAKDGSGKLALLERLLPVYAELLETLAAQGVEWVQIDEPLLVTELDADWRHAYDHAYHALKSCRVKLLLATYFGQLLENRHLALNLPVAGLHIDASQGREDIWPLVDTLPPHKVLSLGVVNGRNIWKTDLGAALDWLEPLAERLGARLWIAPSCSLLHVPVDLDSEENLDREIKSWLAFAKQKLGELALLATALNQGRAAVRAELDAHRAAIESRRHSPRVHNPKVKAALAGIDAGLGQRQSPYAQRAPKQAARLKLPKFPTTTIGSFPQTAEIRWARRQFKAGEIDAVTYQAAMRAEIARSVREQEALGLDVFVHGEAERNDMVEYFGEQLDGYAFSQFGWVQSYGSRCVKPPILFGDISRPKAMTVEWIAYAQSLTHKPMKGMLTGPVTLLNWSFVRDDQPRSVSCQQLALAIREEVLDLERAGLRVIQIDEAALREGLPLRRSQWQAYLDWAVASFRIAANGVRDETQIHTHMCYSEFNDIIASIAAMDADAITIETSRSDMELLDAFDSFNYPNEIGPGVYDIHSPNIPTQEHIVALMKKAAERIPAERLWVNPDCGLKTRQWSEVIPALTHMVAAAKTLRATVD; this is encoded by the coding sequence ATGGTCACCACCCACAATCTCGGTTTTCCGCGCATCGGCGCCCAACGCGAACTCAAATCCGCCCTGGAATCCTACTGGAAAGGGCGATCTTCCCGCGCCGAACTCGAAGTCCTGGGTGCCGAACTACGCCGCCGCCACTGGGCGGAGCAAGCGGCGCTCGACTTCGCGCCGGTCGGCGATTTCGCCTTCTACGACCAGGTGCTGGACATGAGCTTCACCCTGGGCAACCTGCCCGAGCGCGTGCTGGGTTTCCACGGCGACGCGCTGGACAACTATTTCCGCGTGGCGCGTGGCCGTTCGGCCCCTGTCGCCGACGAGCAGGCGGGGTGCTGTGGCGGGGTGGCGGCTGGCGAGATGACCAAGTGGTTCGATACCAACTACCACTACATCGTCCCCGAATTCACCGCCACCACCACCTTCAAGCTGGACGCCTCCCGCTTGCTGGAACAATGGGCCGAAGCCCAGGCCCAGGGCGTCGCGGCCAAGCCGGTCATCATCGGCCCCGTGACCTACCTGGCGTTGGGCAAAGCCAAGGACGGCTCCGGCAAGCTCGCCCTGTTGGAACGCCTGCTGCCCGTCTACGCCGAACTGTTGGAAACCTTGGCGGCGCAGGGCGTCGAGTGGGTGCAGATCGACGAGCCGCTGCTGGTGACGGAACTGGACGCGGACTGGCGGCACGCCTACGACCACGCCTACCACGCGCTGAAAAGCTGCCGCGTCAAGCTGCTGCTGGCGACCTACTTCGGCCAGTTGCTCGAAAACAGGCATTTGGCGCTGAACCTGCCGGTGGCGGGATTGCACATCGACGCCAGCCAGGGCCGCGAGGATATCTGGCCGCTGGTCGATACCTTGCCTCCGCACAAGGTGCTGTCGCTGGGGGTCGTCAATGGCCGTAATATCTGGAAGACCGACCTGGGCGCGGCGCTGGATTGGCTGGAGCCGCTGGCGGAACGGCTGGGCGCCCGCTTGTGGATCGCGCCGTCCTGCTCGCTGCTGCATGTGCCGGTGGATTTGGACAGCGAGGAGAACCTCGACCGGGAAATCAAATCGTGGCTGGCCTTCGCCAAGCAGAAGCTGGGCGAACTCGCCTTGCTCGCCACCGCGTTGAACCAGGGCCGCGCCGCCGTGCGGGCCGAGTTGGACGCCCACCGCGCCGCCATCGAATCCCGCCGCCATTCCCCGCGCGTCCACAATCCCAAGGTCAAAGCCGCCCTGGCCGGGATCGACGCCGGGCTCGGCCAGCGCCAAAGCCCCTACGCCCAACGCGCACCCAAGCAGGCCGCGCGGCTGAAACTACCCAAGTTTCCTACCACCACCATCGGTTCCTTCCCGCAGACCGCCGAAATCCGCTGGGCGCGCCGCCAGTTCAAGGCCGGGGAGATCGATGCGGTCACCTATCAGGCGGCGATGCGGGCCGAGATCGCCCGCAGCGTCCGCGAACAGGAAGCCCTGGGCCTGGATGTGTTCGTGCATGGCGAGGCCGAGCGCAACGACATGGTGGAGTATTTCGGCGAGCAATTGGACGGCTATGCCTTCAGCCAATTCGGCTGGGTGCAATCCTATGGGTCGCGCTGCGTGAAGCCGCCCATCCTGTTCGGCGATATCAGCCGCCCCAAGGCCATGACCGTGGAATGGATCGCCTACGCGCAATCCCTGACCCACAAGCCGATGAAGGGGATGCTGACCGGCCCGGTGACGCTCCTCAACTGGTCCTTCGTGCGCGACGACCAACCGCGCTCGGTGTCCTGCCAACAATTGGCCCTGGCCATCCGCGAGGAAGTGCTGGACCTGGAACGGGCCGGCCTGCGGGTGATCCAGATCGACGAGGCGGCGCTGCGCGAGGGGTTGCCGCTGCGGCGGTCGCAATGGCAGGCGTATTTGGACTGGGCGGTGGCATCCTTCCGCATCGCCGCCAACGGGGTGCGGGACGAGACCCAAATCCATACCCACATGTGCTATTCGGAATTCAACGACATCATCGCCTCCATCGCCGCCATGGACGCCGACGCCATCACCATCGAAACCTCGCGTTCCGACATGGAATTGCTCGACGCCTTCGATAGCTTCAACTACCCGAACGAGATCGGGCCGGGCGTGTACGACATCCACTCGCCCAACATCCCGACCCAGGAACATATCGTGGCGCTGATGAAAAAAGCCGCCGAGCGCATCCCGGCGGAGCGGCTGTGGGTCAATCCCGACTGCGGACTCAAAACCCGGCAGTGGAGCGAGGTCATCCCGGCCCTGACCCATATGGTCGCCGCGGCCAAGACCCTACGTGCCACGGTGGACTGA
- a CDS encoding ArsR/SmtB family transcription factor, with amino-acid sequence METRTAVAALAALAQDSRLAIFRLLVQVGPEGLPAGKIGETLGIPPSSLTFHMKELSHAGLVQSRQESRFVIYSANYTAMNELLAFLMENCCGGQPCPATPPSGCPGADGPPTP; translated from the coding sequence ATGGAAACAAGAACCGCTGTCGCCGCCCTGGCGGCCCTCGCCCAGGACTCCCGCCTCGCCATCTTCCGCCTCTTGGTCCAGGTCGGCCCTGAAGGGTTGCCTGCCGGGAAGATCGGGGAAACCTTGGGGATTCCGCCGTCCTCGCTGACCTTCCACATGAAAGAACTGAGCCATGCGGGCCTCGTGCAATCCCGTCAGGAAAGCCGCTTCGTGATCTATTCGGCCAACTACACGGCGATGAATGAATTGCTCGCCTTCCTGATGGAGAACTGCTGCGGTGGCCAGCCGTGTCCGGCCACGCCGCCATCGGGATGTCCGGGCGCGGACGGGCCTCCCACTCCATAA
- a CDS encoding cysteine-rich CWC family protein: MTDQKHEAKTCPRCAREFVCKANRIHQCGCMEVRLSRETVDHIRQTYDGCLCVACLALLESSTDVRLDALRWP; encoded by the coding sequence ATGACCGACCAGAAGCATGAAGCGAAAACCTGCCCGCGTTGTGCGCGGGAGTTCGTTTGCAAGGCCAACCGCATCCACCAATGCGGTTGTATGGAAGTACGCTTGTCGCGGGAAACGGTGGACCATATCCGGCAAACCTACGACGGCTGCCTTTGCGTCGCCTGCTTGGCGCTCTTGGAAAGCAGCACCGATGTTCGATTGGATGCGCTCCGCTGGCCGTAG
- the tnpC gene encoding IS66 family transposase → MEALAQLDLLNLEPSAKTRLAAMIAALQRASAAKDLKIQALTLELAHLRRIRFGVKSEALPQTQRDLFQDTWNEDSAAVEAEIERLADGAAAPAAAKPKRAGAGRQPLPDPLPRIEHRHEPEACQCPRCGNTDLVLIGEDVTEQLDVEPARFFVHRHIRPQYACRPCETVAAAPVPPAIIDGGLAAVGLLAWVLIGKHVAHLPLYRLEQIAARDGVVLSRSTLADWVGRLGVALQPLADRLAWHLRRGGTLHADETPVAQLDPGSGKAKKAYLWAYRSNDLEPGPRIVVFDYRPGRGGGHARAFLGTWQGHLRVDDYAGYKALFAPEREAAPPCVELGCWAHARRKFFELHQANQSPMALEALRRIGQLYAVEAEARSLDIPARQRLRAERALPELESLRAWLAETRARTAPGTGAAKALDYTLKRWPALVRYAETGDLPVDNNPVENAIRPISVGKKNWLFAGSERAGQRAASIQTLLGTAKLNGLDPAAWLRDTLAKLPAWPNSRIDELLPFHTQIPQA, encoded by the coding sequence ATGGAAGCGCTGGCCCAACTCGACCTGCTGAACCTCGAACCGTCCGCCAAAACCCGATTGGCGGCGATGATCGCGGCGTTGCAAAGGGCGTCCGCAGCCAAGGACCTCAAGATCCAGGCGCTCACCCTGGAACTCGCCCATTTGCGGCGGATCCGCTTCGGGGTCAAAAGCGAAGCCCTGCCCCAGACCCAGCGCGACCTGTTCCAGGACACCTGGAACGAGGACTCGGCGGCGGTGGAGGCGGAGATCGAGCGCCTGGCCGACGGCGCGGCGGCCCCCGCCGCCGCCAAGCCGAAGCGCGCGGGGGCCGGACGCCAGCCGTTGCCGGACCCCCTGCCGAGGATCGAGCACCGCCACGAACCGGAGGCCTGCCAATGTCCCCGTTGCGGCAACACCGACCTGGTCCTGATCGGCGAGGACGTCACCGAGCAACTGGACGTCGAACCGGCCCGGTTCTTCGTCCACCGCCACATCCGGCCCCAATACGCCTGCCGCCCCTGCGAAACCGTCGCCGCCGCCCCGGTGCCGCCCGCCATCATCGACGGCGGCCTGGCGGCGGTGGGCCTGCTGGCCTGGGTGCTGATCGGCAAGCACGTCGCCCACCTCCCCCTGTACCGCCTGGAACAGATCGCCGCCCGCGACGGGGTGGTCCTGTCGCGCTCGACCCTGGCCGACTGGGTGGGCCGCCTCGGCGTGGCCCTGCAACCCCTGGCGGACCGGCTCGCCTGGCACCTGCGCCGGGGCGGCACGCTCCACGCCGACGAAACCCCGGTGGCGCAACTCGACCCCGGCAGCGGCAAGGCCAAGAAGGCCTACCTCTGGGCCTACCGCAGCAACGACCTGGAACCGGGACCCCGCATCGTCGTGTTCGACTACCGGCCGGGCCGGGGCGGCGGGCACGCGCGGGCGTTCCTCGGCACCTGGCAAGGCCACCTGCGGGTCGACGACTATGCCGGGTACAAGGCGCTGTTCGCCCCGGAACGGGAAGCGGCCCCGCCCTGCGTCGAACTGGGCTGCTGGGCCCATGCGCGGCGCAAGTTCTTCGAACTCCACCAAGCCAACCAAAGCCCCATGGCCCTGGAGGCGTTGCGGCGCATCGGCCAGCTCTACGCCGTCGAAGCCGAGGCCCGGTCGCTGGACATCCCGGCCCGCCAGCGGCTGCGGGCCGAACGCGCCCTGCCGGAACTGGAGTCCCTGCGCGCCTGGCTGGCCGAGACCCGCGCCCGCACCGCCCCGGGCACCGGGGCCGCCAAGGCGCTGGACTACACCCTGAAACGCTGGCCCGCCCTCGTCCGCTATGCCGAGACCGGCGATTTGCCCGTGGATAACAATCCAGTGGAGAACGCCATCCGCCCCATCTCCGTCGGGAAAAAGAATTGGTTGTTCGCCGGTTCCGAACGGGCCGGCCAACGCGCCGCCTCCATCCAGACCCTGCTCGGCACCGCCAAACTCAACGGGCTCGACCCCGCCGCCTGGCTGCGGGACACCCTCGCAAAACTTCCCGCCTGGCCCAACAGCCGCATCGACGAGTTACTGCCGTTCCACACCCAGATACCCCAGGCATAG
- the tnpA gene encoding IS66 family insertion sequence element accessory protein TnpA, which produces MKKRDLPEVHVEAWRKSGLSQAEYCRQRGVNPKTFSGWVKREAPTGEPSGLGLIPVRVAPAASAVEVPALVLRLAPGVRLDIPATVPARWVAELLRGLA; this is translated from the coding sequence ATGAAGAAGCGGGATTTGCCGGAGGTCCACGTCGAGGCGTGGAGGAAGAGCGGGTTGAGCCAGGCCGAGTATTGCCGTCAACGGGGCGTGAACCCCAAGACCTTCTCGGGCTGGGTGAAGCGGGAAGCCCCCACCGGGGAGCCGTCCGGCCTTGGATTGATTCCCGTCCGGGTGGCCCCGGCCGCCAGCGCCGTGGAAGTGCCGGCCCTGGTCCTGCGGCTGGCCCCGGGTGTCCGGTTGGATATTCCCGCGACGGTACCGGCGCGCTGGGTGGCGGAATTGCTGAGGGGCTTGGCGTGA
- a CDS encoding nickel transporter has translation MQALPQDTLLLTALVFALGLKHGFDADHLSTIDGLIRYNSRANPRWARYCGVLFSLGHGGVVIAVAAVASLAARSWAVPGWMEGFGTLVSVFFLGLLGLANLFAVLLTPSGQEVRVVGVKGRWLGGLQRAGQPALVALVGALFALSFDTLSQATVFALGTGSPGDWPRAAGLGLVFMLGMLTTDGINGLWIWRLLRRADRTGRIASRIMGLTVAVLSLAVAALGVAKYLSPQVGAWMEGSELSVGLGVVGVLCAVFAVAWAFARARFCKAA, from the coding sequence GTGCAAGCCTTGCCACAGGACACATTATTGTTGACGGCCTTGGTGTTCGCGCTGGGCTTGAAGCACGGCTTCGACGCCGATCATCTATCCACCATCGACGGGCTGATCCGGTACAACAGCCGGGCCAATCCCCGGTGGGCGCGGTACTGCGGCGTCCTGTTTTCCCTCGGGCATGGCGGGGTGGTCATCGCGGTGGCTGCGGTGGCCAGTCTGGCGGCGCGGTCTTGGGCGGTGCCGGGCTGGATGGAAGGTTTCGGCACCTTGGTTTCGGTTTTCTTCCTGGGCTTGCTCGGCTTGGCCAACCTGTTCGCGGTCCTCCTGACGCCCTCCGGCCAGGAGGTCCGGGTCGTGGGCGTCAAGGGGCGCTGGCTGGGAGGTTTGCAAAGGGCCGGCCAACCTGCCCTGGTCGCGCTGGTGGGGGCGTTGTTCGCCCTGTCCTTCGATACCCTGAGCCAGGCGACCGTGTTCGCCCTGGGGACCGGTTCCCCCGGCGACTGGCCCCGTGCCGCCGGGTTGGGGCTGGTCTTCATGCTGGGGATGTTGACCACCGATGGCATCAATGGCCTATGGATTTGGCGGCTGCTGCGGCGGGCGGATCGGACAGGGCGGATCGCCTCCCGCATCATGGGACTGACCGTGGCCGTCCTCAGCTTGGCAGTGGCGGCGTTGGGGGTGGCCAAATATCTTTCGCCCCAGGTCGGCGCCTGGATGGAGGGGTCCGAATTGTCCGTGGGCTTGGGGGTGGTCGGCGTCCTCTGCGCCGTTTTCGCCGTGGCTTGGGCTTTCGCCCGTGCCCGTTTTTGCAAAGCGGCCTGA
- a CDS encoding transporter substrate-binding domain-containing protein — MPLKALRFFNLCWVALLAGCATPHTHDSDRLTSPFRVGISGDYPPFCLRASDPAASLGYQGFDLDLLQRLTRDLDLPQAQPVQFQWPNLAQTLAGNRVDLAVCGITVRPDRARAMIFTRPYAVSGAVAVLPRRDVARFKTLADLDQPGVRLGANTSMPVAIWNGSPAPIFLGPSSKAPATIWNCVACWKPGASMP; from the coding sequence ATGCCATTAAAAGCTCTCAGATTCTTCAACCTCTGCTGGGTTGCTCTGCTCGCAGGCTGCGCCACCCCACACACCCATGATAGCGATCGGCTCACCTCCCCCTTCCGGGTCGGGATCAGTGGCGATTATCCGCCGTTCTGCCTCCGCGCATCCGACCCCGCCGCAAGCCTGGGCTACCAGGGCTTCGACCTCGACCTGTTGCAGCGACTGACCCGCGACCTGGATTTGCCACAGGCCCAGCCCGTGCAGTTCCAGTGGCCGAACCTCGCGCAAACCCTGGCCGGAAACCGCGTGGACCTGGCCGTTTGCGGCATCACGGTCCGCCCCGACCGGGCGCGGGCCATGATCTTCACCCGGCCCTATGCCGTCAGCGGCGCGGTCGCCGTCCTGCCCCGCCGGGATGTTGCCCGTTTCAAGACCTTGGCCGATTTGGACCAACCGGGCGTCCGGCTGGGCGCCAACACGTCAATGCCGGTGGCCATCTGGAACGGGTCGCCCGCGCCCATTTTCCTCGGGCCATCCTCCAAAGCACCCGCAACAATCTGGAACTGCGTAGCTTGCTGGAAACCGGGCGCGTCGATGCCGTGA
- the nikR gene encoding nickel-responsive transcriptional regulator NikR: MERITISLDEALAKNFDALIQARGYANRSEAVRDMLRRELEAARLATDAAPYCVASLSYVYNHHERRLAERLTELQHQAHGLVVSAMHVHLDHAHCMETLFLRGPTQEIRRFADAMAAERGVRHSVLNLVAVDADSTDPHHHGHCHPLS; the protein is encoded by the coding sequence ATGGAACGTATCACCATTTCCCTCGACGAAGCGCTGGCCAAGAATTTCGACGCGCTGATCCAAGCCCGTGGCTATGCCAACCGCTCCGAGGCGGTGCGCGACATGTTGCGCCGGGAACTGGAAGCGGCGCGACTCGCCACGGACGCCGCCCCCTATTGCGTGGCCAGCCTGTCCTATGTCTACAACCACCATGAACGGCGCTTGGCGGAGCGCTTGACCGAACTCCAGCATCAAGCCCATGGCCTGGTCGTGTCCGCCATGCATGTCCACCTCGATCACGCACACTGCATGGAAACGCTGTTCCTGCGCGGCCCGACCCAGGAAATCCGCAGGTTCGCGGATGCCATGGCGGCGGAGCGCGGCGTGCGGCATAGCGTACTGAACCTGGTGGCGGTGGACGCCGATTCGACCGATCCCCACCACCACGGGCATTGCCACCCGCTCAGTTGA
- a CDS encoding ArsI/CadI family heavy metal resistance metalloenzyme, whose product MKRFHVHLAVENLEDSIRFYSALFQAAPTVREADYAKWMLDDPRVNFALSARGREPGLDHLGIQVDFGDELESVRQGLSAAALPVEAQGRAACCYAESDKYWSLDPQGVAWEAFHTLKSIPMFGADTVVRLEPKSACCPGSKTGDRP is encoded by the coding sequence ATGAAACGATTCCATGTCCATCTCGCCGTCGAGAACCTAGAAGACAGCATCCGCTTTTACAGTGCGCTGTTCCAGGCCGCGCCCACAGTCCGCGAAGCCGACTACGCCAAGTGGATGCTGGACGATCCCCGCGTCAATTTCGCCCTCTCGGCGCGGGGCCGCGAACCCGGCCTGGACCATCTGGGGATACAAGTCGATTTCGGCGATGAACTCGAATCCGTCCGCCAGGGTTTGAGCGCCGCCGCCCTGCCGGTCGAAGCGCAGGGCCGGGCCGCCTGCTGCTATGCCGAGTCCGACAAATACTGGTCGCTCGATCCCCAAGGCGTCGCCTGGGAAGCCTTCCACACGCTGAAATCGATCCCGATGTTCGGCGCGGACACGGTGGTCCGGCTGGAGCCGAAGTCCGCCTGTTGTCCAGGTTCCAAGACCGGGGATCGCCCATGA